The Thiomonas sp. FB-Cd genome includes a window with the following:
- the hisD gene encoding histidinol dehydrogenase → MNTSASDLLLRRLDTSSPDFEAQYAELFARMAEENGEIDARAGDILAAVRERGDAAVLEYTRRFDRLDVPDMAALEISQGELRAALAQIPAAQREALEYAAQRVRDYHLRQMQHVGQSWEYRDADGTLLGQKVTPLDRVGIYVPGGKAAYPSSVLMNAIPAHVAGVQEIVMVVPTPGGERNPLVLAAAAIAGVSRAFAIGGAQAVGALAFGTATVPKVDKITGPGNAYVAAAKRRVFGVCGIDMIAGPSEILVIADGTTPPEWVAMDLFSQAEHDELAQSILLCPDAAYIDMVADEIRRLLPGMDRREIITASLSGRGALIRVRNLEEAGELADRIAPEHLEVSAADPHPVAERLRHAGAIFLGAYTSESLGDYCAGPNHVLPTSGTARFSSPLGVYDFIKRTSLIEVSHAGAQRLGRVASVLARGERLQAHARAAEMRLDHEQTQAGEP, encoded by the coding sequence ATGAACACCTCCGCATCCGACCTATTGCTGCGCCGGCTGGACACCAGTTCACCGGACTTTGAGGCGCAGTATGCCGAGCTCTTCGCACGCATGGCTGAAGAGAATGGCGAGATTGACGCTCGCGCGGGTGACATTCTGGCTGCTGTACGGGAGCGTGGCGACGCTGCGGTTCTCGAGTACACACGTCGCTTCGACCGTCTCGATGTGCCTGATATGGCCGCGCTTGAAATCTCGCAAGGTGAACTGCGGGCTGCACTCGCGCAGATTCCCGCGGCGCAGCGTGAAGCACTGGAGTATGCCGCACAGCGCGTGCGTGACTACCACCTGCGGCAGATGCAGCACGTGGGGCAAAGCTGGGAGTACCGTGATGCAGACGGGACGCTTCTGGGCCAGAAGGTCACGCCGCTGGATCGTGTGGGCATCTATGTGCCTGGTGGCAAGGCAGCGTATCCCTCTTCCGTGTTGATGAATGCGATTCCCGCGCACGTGGCTGGGGTGCAGGAAATCGTGATGGTCGTGCCAACCCCGGGTGGCGAGCGCAACCCCCTGGTGCTGGCTGCCGCTGCGATTGCCGGTGTAAGCCGCGCATTTGCGATTGGTGGCGCACAGGCGGTTGGGGCGCTGGCGTTTGGGACGGCTACGGTTCCCAAGGTGGACAAGATCACCGGGCCCGGCAATGCCTATGTGGCTGCGGCCAAGCGCCGTGTATTCGGCGTCTGCGGGATCGACATGATCGCCGGACCGTCGGAAATCCTGGTCATTGCCGATGGCACGACTCCGCCCGAATGGGTAGCCATGGACTTGTTCAGCCAAGCCGAGCATGACGAACTTGCGCAAAGCATCCTGCTGTGCCCGGATGCCGCGTACATCGACATGGTGGCTGATGAGATCCGCCGCCTTCTGCCTGGCATGGACCGACGCGAAATCATCACGGCCTCGCTGTCTGGACGCGGAGCGTTGATCCGCGTGCGCAACCTGGAGGAAGCGGGTGAGCTGGCCGACCGGATCGCCCCAGAGCATCTGGAAGTGTCGGCGGCTGACCCCCATCCTGTAGCCGAGCGTCTTCGCCACGCCGGTGCGATCTTTCTTGGCGCCTACACCTCCGAGTCACTCGGCGACTATTGCGCCGGGCCCAACCATGTGCTGCCCACCTCGGGCACTGCACGCTTCTCCTCGCCACTTGGGGTGTACGACTTCATCAAGCGGACCAGTCTTATCGAGGTGAGCCACGCGGGCGCGCAGCGGCTGGGGCGCGTGGCATCGGTGCTCGCACGCGGTGAACGCCTACAGGCGCACGCCCGGGCAGCCGAAATGCGACTCGATCATGAGCAGACGCAAGCGGGCGAGCCATGA
- the hisG gene encoding ATP phosphoribosyltransferase, with product MLTLALSKGRIFDDTLPLLARAGITVAEDPESTRKLILSTNRPDLRVVLVRASDVPTYVRYGGADFGVAGLDVLLEADAAQGGDGLYRPVDLGIARCRLSVAVPKGYDYAHAVRQGARLRVATKYVHLAREHFAAKGVHVDLVKLYGSMELAPLIGLADAIVDLVSSGGTLKANGLLEVEPIRDISARLIVNQAAFKTKTAALKPLVDGLREAATILDASPHA from the coding sequence ATGCTCACACTTGCGCTGTCCAAAGGACGAATTTTCGACGACACGCTGCCACTGCTGGCACGTGCCGGGATCACCGTGGCCGAAGACCCCGAGTCCACTCGCAAACTGATTCTCTCCACCAACCGTCCTGATTTGCGCGTGGTTCTGGTTCGCGCAAGCGACGTGCCGACTTACGTGCGCTATGGCGGAGCGGACTTCGGCGTGGCGGGGTTGGACGTGCTGCTTGAGGCTGACGCAGCTCAAGGAGGCGACGGACTGTACCGCCCAGTGGATTTGGGCATCGCCCGCTGCCGCCTCAGCGTCGCGGTCCCGAAGGGCTACGACTACGCCCACGCTGTGCGCCAGGGGGCACGCCTGCGCGTGGCAACCAAATACGTACATCTGGCGCGTGAGCATTTTGCGGCAAAGGGCGTGCATGTGGACCTGGTCAAGCTTTATGGGTCGATGGAGCTCGCGCCGCTCATTGGCCTGGCGGATGCCATCGTCGACCTCGTCTCCAGCGGTGGCACCCTCAAGGCGAATGGGCTTCTCGAAGTGGAGCCGATCCGGGACATCTCGGCGCGGCTCATTGTCAACCAAGCAGCATTCAAGACCAAGACCGCCGCGCTTAAACCTTTGGTGGACGGCTTGCGCGAAGCCGCCACGATTCTCGACGCATCCCCGCACGCATGA